Proteins co-encoded in one Candidatus Eremiobacteraceae bacterium genomic window:
- a CDS encoding GTP-binding protein yields the protein MAKAKFERTKPHVNIGTIGHVDHGKTTLTAAITKVLAASGTGTKPLI from the coding sequence TTGGCAAAGGCGAAATTCGAGCGGACGAAACCGCACGTGAACATCGGGACGATCGGTCACGTCGACCACGGCAAGACGACGTTGACGGCGGCGATCACGAAAGTGCTCGCGGCGTCGGGGACGGGGACCAAGCCCTTGATCG
- a CDS encoding PDZ domain-containing protein: protein MFRLSMVSRLVVVIVLIVLSLGFSPLDIRRFIGFPLGEYGFNSTGTIVTRVDSGGPAERAGLHVGDRIAFGDATRLSRYAVIRGVAWSPGDKLSGTVTSGGRTRTVALVADPEPASVQAFVALRFVLAFLTIGIAAALLLTRPEIATWGFFLYSLMVINLPGAVSNYVIPPILLNVDSYVFSIFFSLAGIGGVLFAFAFAGQPWTPWRRLAIAATFTAAAVATLLEVLFGAASDRGLSIVDAFAGLALFMMLLGLIDSYRHDDGASRQRLRWMIAALLIVVPAHYIAGWFYPGPLSYGAYASLIAIQAVLPLTAAYAMFRKRVVDVDFVVSRTLVYGVLTVSLVAIFSLLDAVLSRSFAESRVSLSIDIIVALLLGFSLNSAHRRVDVVIDRVIFRERHRAELQLERSANGIIHASDEDTVSQTLVRLPIEALRLTGAAVYRMDGAAFTKAAASGQFVSLTGSVGRNDALPLYLSSEHQPVRLDSLPLSVFGESHGTASVVLAIPVTMRGELDGFVVYGAHRSGADIDPDEQRALVPLVRNAATAFGHIEAAALRARVATLEAMLLAKAGNDAT, encoded by the coding sequence ATGTTCCGACTCTCCATGGTATCACGTCTCGTCGTCGTCATCGTCCTGATCGTCTTATCGCTCGGATTTTCTCCGCTCGACATCCGGCGCTTCATCGGATTCCCGCTCGGCGAGTACGGGTTCAATTCCACGGGCACGATCGTAACGCGTGTGGACAGCGGTGGGCCTGCCGAGCGAGCCGGGCTTCACGTCGGCGATCGCATAGCGTTCGGTGACGCCACACGACTTTCGCGTTACGCGGTCATCCGAGGTGTGGCGTGGAGCCCGGGTGACAAGCTCTCGGGAACCGTCACGAGCGGCGGTCGCACGAGGACGGTCGCCCTCGTCGCCGACCCCGAGCCTGCTTCGGTCCAGGCCTTTGTTGCGTTGCGCTTCGTGCTCGCGTTCTTGACGATCGGCATTGCCGCCGCGCTCTTGCTGACGCGACCGGAGATAGCGACTTGGGGCTTCTTTCTCTATAGCTTGATGGTCATCAATCTGCCGGGGGCGGTCTCCAATTACGTAATCCCCCCGATACTCCTCAACGTGGACTCGTACGTCTTTTCGATATTTTTCAGTCTTGCAGGCATCGGCGGCGTGCTGTTCGCGTTCGCTTTTGCGGGTCAACCATGGACGCCATGGCGGCGGCTGGCGATTGCTGCGACATTCACGGCCGCAGCCGTGGCGACACTACTGGAAGTCCTTTTTGGCGCCGCATCGGACCGAGGGCTGAGCATCGTCGACGCCTTTGCCGGCTTGGCGTTGTTCATGATGCTGCTCGGCCTCATCGATTCGTATCGGCACGATGACGGCGCGTCACGCCAGCGCCTGCGATGGATGATCGCGGCATTGCTCATCGTCGTGCCGGCGCACTATATCGCTGGTTGGTTCTATCCAGGACCCCTCTCGTATGGCGCGTACGCGAGCCTGATCGCGATCCAGGCGGTATTGCCGCTTACGGCAGCCTATGCGATGTTCCGGAAGCGCGTCGTCGATGTCGATTTCGTCGTGAGCCGAACGCTCGTCTACGGCGTGCTCACCGTTTCGCTCGTGGCGATCTTCTCGCTGCTCGATGCCGTCTTGTCCCGCTCATTCGCAGAATCACGCGTAAGCCTGAGCATCGACATCATCGTCGCACTCCTCCTCGGCTTCTCGCTCAATTCCGCGCACCGCAGAGTCGATGTTGTCATCGACCGAGTGATCTTTCGCGAGCGCCATCGAGCGGAGCTGCAACTCGAACGCAGCGCTAACGGCATCATCCACGCTTCAGACGAAGACACCGTCTCACAGACGCTCGTGCGCTTGCCGATAGAGGCGCTCCGACTGACCGGCGCAGCGGTCTACCGGATGGACGGCGCCGCCTTCACCAAAGCAGCTGCGTCCGGGCAGTTCGTATCGCTTACGGGCTCAGTCGGCCGAAACGACGCTCTGCCGCTTTATCTGAGTTCGGAGCACCAACCAGTGCGGCTCGATTCGTTGCCGCTTTCGGTCTTCGGCGAGTCGCACGGTACGGCTAGCGTCGTGCTCGCGATTCCGGTAACGATGCGTGGCGAGCTCGACGGCTTCGTTGTCTACGGCGCACATCGGAGCGGTGCCGATATCGATCCGGACGAGCAGCGCGCACTTGTGCCACTCGTGCGAAACGCCGCGACTGCGTTCGGACACATCGAGGCGGCGGCTCTTCGCGCTCGCGTGGCAACGCTTGAAGCGATGCTCCTGGCGAAAGCAGGAAACGATGCGACCTGA
- a CDS encoding EamA family transporter has protein sequence MTTPKSSSLRTTFLFTLMCWVWGSTWLAIRFGLEGVPPFVGAGLRMAISGVLLIAAAFLMRTQWPRTKTYAIHIVIQGVLLFGCQFALVYWSEQTVPSGLVAVLFAATPLVTSLLTTVVLRMEQLSTINVLGLACGFCGVAVIFWSEVVSAAHAPADGAIAVLVAAVCASVASVCAKRLAANVPAIATVGPGQLIGSVVLGVLALATERSEPVVFTQTATLAIIYLIVLGNGVAFLAYFTLMHVMPVTRLNLLTYITPIIAVLLGVFFAGEHIAMTTILGAAIVFAGIGLVHVKPPATVKSTA, from the coding sequence ATGACGACACCGAAGAGCTCTTCGCTTCGCACGACCTTTCTATTCACGCTCATGTGCTGGGTATGGGGCAGCACGTGGCTCGCGATCCGCTTCGGTCTCGAGGGCGTGCCGCCGTTCGTCGGTGCCGGATTGCGGATGGCGATATCGGGCGTGTTGCTCATCGCTGCTGCGTTCCTCATGCGGACGCAGTGGCCGAGGACGAAGACGTACGCGATCCACATCGTCATCCAAGGCGTGTTGCTCTTCGGGTGCCAATTCGCACTCGTCTATTGGTCCGAGCAAACGGTGCCGAGCGGACTCGTCGCGGTGCTGTTCGCCGCTACGCCGCTCGTGACGTCGCTTCTCACGACCGTCGTCCTGCGTATGGAGCAGCTGAGCACTATCAACGTGTTAGGGCTCGCCTGCGGTTTCTGCGGCGTTGCGGTTATCTTCTGGTCGGAGGTGGTGTCGGCAGCGCATGCGCCTGCGGACGGGGCGATCGCCGTGCTGGTAGCGGCGGTCTGCGCCTCGGTCGCGTCGGTGTGCGCGAAGCGTTTGGCGGCAAACGTGCCGGCGATCGCAACGGTCGGACCCGGGCAACTCATCGGATCGGTCGTGCTCGGTGTGCTTGCGCTCGCGACCGAACGTTCGGAACCAGTCGTCTTCACCCAGACGGCGACGCTTGCCATCATCTATCTGATCGTCCTCGGCAACGGCGTCGCGTTTTTGGCCTACTTCACGCTCATGCACGTCATGCCGGTGACCAGGCTCAATCTGCTGACGTACATCACGCCGATCATCGCCGTACTCCTCGGCGTCTTCTTCGCCGGCGAGCACATCGCGATGACGACGATACTCGGAGCGGCGATCGTGTTCGCAGGCATCGGCCTCGTCCACGTCAAGCCGCCGGCAACGGTTAAGTCGACCGCCTAG
- a CDS encoding methylated-DNA--[protein]-cysteine S-methyltransferase, translating to MKMKIYAVRTTGIYCRPSCPARAPKPENVILFDSTDAARRAGFRACKRCRPDGDTRAEEAVKRAIGFIESHLEDDLPLTRVASAAGMSPTHFQRVFATATGVSPRMYVATRRSESLKSRLKRGDTVLDAAHNAGFSGQKQAYAHANGALGMSPGKYRRGGTGESIVYTIETTKLGKTLIATTERGIAAIGFGAKATSLIADLRAEFPKATIADVNASTQRAAKMHLNAALRSVRARIAGRSGGDVKLDVSGSPFQRKVWQAIQKVRRGSTTTYAKLAKAIGRPKAVRAVASACAANKIALVIPCHRILRSDGSAGGYRWGNDRKAVLLRNEVA from the coding sequence ATGAAGATGAAGATCTACGCCGTTCGCACGACGGGCATCTACTGCCGCCCGTCTTGTCCGGCACGAGCGCCGAAACCGGAAAACGTCATCCTCTTCGACTCGACCGACGCAGCACGCAGGGCGGGTTTCCGCGCGTGCAAGCGATGCCGGCCCGACGGCGACACGCGAGCAGAAGAAGCGGTGAAGCGGGCGATCGGGTTCATCGAATCGCATCTCGAGGACGATTTGCCGCTCACTCGCGTCGCGAGTGCGGCGGGCATGAGTCCGACGCATTTCCAACGCGTCTTCGCGACTGCGACCGGTGTTTCGCCTCGCATGTACGTCGCGACGCGCCGCAGCGAATCGCTCAAATCGCGCTTGAAGCGGGGCGATACCGTCCTCGACGCGGCTCACAACGCGGGGTTTTCCGGCCAGAAGCAGGCATACGCGCATGCGAACGGGGCGCTCGGCATGAGCCCGGGCAAATACCGCCGAGGCGGTACGGGCGAATCGATCGTCTACACGATCGAGACGACAAAGCTCGGCAAGACGCTCATCGCGACGACCGAGCGCGGCATCGCCGCGATCGGCTTCGGAGCCAAAGCCACCTCGCTCATCGCCGATCTGCGCGCGGAGTTCCCAAAAGCGACGATCGCCGACGTGAACGCTTCCACGCAACGTGCCGCCAAGATGCACCTCAATGCGGCATTGCGTTCGGTGCGCGCGCGGATCGCCGGCCGCTCGGGCGGCGATGTCAAGCTCGACGTGAGCGGTAGTCCATTCCAGCGCAAGGTGTGGCAGGCGATCCAAAAGGTCAGGCGCGGTTCGACGACCACGTACGCGAAGCTCGCGAAAGCGATCGGCCGGCCAAAGGCTGTGCGCGCCGTCGCAAGCGCGTGCGCGGCTAACAAGATCGCGCTCGTCATCCCCTGCCATCGGATCTTGCGTTCCGACGGTTCGGCCGGCGGCTACCGATGGGGAAACGACCGCAAGGCCGTGCTGCTGCGCAACGAGGTCGCGTAA
- a CDS encoding DUF1203 domain-containing protein — MSYRIVGLAPEPFLDLFQMSDDELAARHIIRTSAAEKPGYPCRITLDDAEPGESVLLLNYEHQTASTPYRSSHAIYVRENARRRFDAVEQIPPALRTRTLSVRAFDADGMMVDADIVEGEALESLIARFFAATNTAYLHVHNAKRGCFAARVERA, encoded by the coding sequence ATGAGTTATCGAATCGTGGGCCTTGCGCCCGAACCGTTCCTCGACTTGTTCCAAATGTCGGACGACGAGCTCGCCGCACGGCATATCATCCGCACGAGCGCAGCAGAGAAGCCGGGCTATCCCTGTCGCATCACGCTCGACGACGCAGAGCCGGGCGAGAGCGTCTTGCTCCTCAACTACGAGCATCAAACGGCATCGACGCCGTACCGCTCGTCGCACGCGATCTATGTCAGAGAGAACGCGCGCCGCAGGTTCGACGCGGTCGAGCAAATCCCACCGGCGCTTCGCACGCGAACGCTTTCCGTTCGCGCCTTCGACGCCGACGGGATGATGGTCGACGCCGATATCGTCGAAGGCGAAGCGCTCGAATCGCTGATCGCGCGTTTCTTCGCCGCTACAAACACCGCGTATCTGCACGTGCACAACGCGAAGCGAGGGTGCTTCGCGGCGCGCGTGGAAAGGGCATGA
- a CDS encoding DUF4760 domain-containing protein yields the protein MSPFETIVPIVSLVVAFATVIVTAVLMHRQAREMAHERNALALLEAIDRLTSPELIAAFDELANANEHYTTDEDFIARYSQSADSRANFVVGQMMETVACLARREVLDASLIVDAVGHMIRTRWKALEPFITRRRRLENNEYIYENFEWLAKYSAWWKDIPRPPHPNYDPRQFS from the coding sequence ATGTCGCCGTTCGAGACGATCGTTCCCATCGTTTCGCTGGTCGTCGCATTTGCGACGGTCATCGTCACCGCCGTCCTCATGCACCGCCAGGCCCGAGAGATGGCGCACGAGCGCAACGCGCTCGCGCTCCTCGAAGCGATCGACCGGCTGACGTCGCCGGAACTCATCGCCGCCTTCGACGAACTCGCAAATGCCAACGAGCACTACACGACCGACGAAGATTTCATCGCGCGCTATTCGCAATCGGCAGATTCGCGCGCGAACTTCGTCGTCGGTCAGATGATGGAGACGGTCGCTTGCCTAGCGAGACGCGAGGTGCTCGACGCGTCCCTCATCGTCGACGCCGTCGGCCACATGATCAGGACCCGCTGGAAAGCGCTCGAACCGTTCATCACGCGCCGGCGCCGCCTTGAGAATAACGAATACATCTACGAGAACTTCGAATGGCTCGCGAAGTACAGCGCATGGTGGAAGGACATTCCCCGGCCGCCGCATCCGAACTACGACCCGCGCCAGTTCAGCTGA
- a CDS encoding KamA family radical SAM protein, whose product MAISDISKIHAPEPHRHVKPPADPSALEHERLLQGEFWRKIPAYKDIDEPTFLDHVWQYRNSVKTVDELANTVQDLVSPKFLEDLRTGFHRAPMNVRVSPYAMALIDWANPYEDPIRTQFIPLASRLLPDHPKLSLDSLHELEDSPMPGLTHRYVDKALFLPTNVCPVYCRFCTRSYAIGGDTDVVEKAELATDPKRWQDAFDYIASRPELQDIVISGGDTYQLPAKSLKRIGDALLDIPNVRRMRFATKGPAILPSKILTDHAWTEALISVVDRGRTMGKDVVLHTHFNSPNEITWITEKAMRLLFERGVFVRNQSVLIRGVNDDKETMRLLVKRLGYLNVHPYYVYMHDMVKGVEDLRTTIQTAIDIEKFVRGSTAGYNTPLFLCDAPGGGGKRDLHSFDYYDRENGIAVYSAPSVKPGEWFLYYDPIDQLSKDAQARWKDPATQDAMVADAIGKAKG is encoded by the coding sequence ATGGCCATCAGCGACATCTCGAAGATCCACGCGCCCGAACCGCACCGACATGTGAAACCGCCGGCTGATCCGTCGGCGCTCGAGCACGAACGGCTGCTGCAAGGAGAGTTCTGGCGCAAGATACCGGCTTACAAAGACATCGACGAGCCGACGTTTCTGGACCACGTCTGGCAGTATCGCAACTCGGTGAAAACGGTCGACGAGCTCGCCAATACGGTCCAAGATCTCGTCTCGCCCAAGTTCCTTGAAGATCTCCGCACCGGCTTCCATCGCGCGCCGATGAATGTCCGCGTGTCGCCGTATGCGATGGCGCTCATCGACTGGGCCAATCCGTATGAAGATCCCATCCGCACGCAGTTCATACCGCTCGCGTCGCGGCTGCTGCCCGATCACCCTAAGCTGTCTCTCGATTCGCTCCACGAGCTCGAAGACTCGCCGATGCCCGGCCTCACCCATCGCTACGTCGACAAAGCGCTCTTCTTGCCGACGAACGTCTGCCCGGTGTACTGCCGGTTCTGCACGCGCTCGTATGCGATCGGCGGCGATACCGACGTCGTCGAAAAGGCGGAGCTCGCGACCGACCCAAAACGCTGGCAAGACGCGTTCGACTACATCGCATCCCGGCCGGAGCTGCAGGACATCGTCATCTCCGGCGGCGACACGTACCAACTGCCGGCGAAGAGCCTTAAGCGCATCGGTGACGCACTGCTCGACATCCCGAACGTCCGGCGCATGCGCTTCGCGACGAAAGGCCCGGCGATTCTGCCGAGCAAGATCCTCACCGACCATGCGTGGACCGAGGCGCTGATATCGGTCGTCGACCGCGGACGGACGATGGGCAAGGACGTCGTCCTCCACACGCACTTCAACAGCCCGAACGAGATCACGTGGATCACGGAGAAGGCGATGCGGTTGCTCTTCGAGCGCGGCGTCTTCGTGCGCAACCAGTCGGTGCTCATCCGCGGCGTCAACGATGACAAAGAGACGATGCGGCTGCTCGTCAAGCGCCTCGGATACCTCAACGTCCATCCGTACTACGTGTACATGCACGATATGGTCAAGGGCGTCGAAGACCTGCGCACGACGATCCAGACGGCGATCGACATCGAGAAGTTCGTCCGCGGGTCGACGGCCGGCTACAACACGCCGCTCTTCCTGTGCGACGCACCCGGCGGAGGCGGCAAGCGCGATCTCCACTCGTTCGACTACTACGATCGCGAGAACGGCATCGCCGTTTACAGCGCACCGAGCGTGAAGCCCGGCGAGTGGTTCCTCTACTACGACCCGATCGACCAGCTGTCGAAAGACGCCCAGGCGCGGTGGAAAGATCCGGCGACGCAAGACGCGATGGTCGCCGACGCGATCGGAAAAGCAAAAGGTTGA
- a CDS encoding Lrp/AsnC family transcriptional regulator, whose protein sequence is MIDRTALDELDIGLLEALQRNARSTYAELGALVGLKAPSVHDRVKRLEARGFIRRYSAQLDGRQLGRGLTAFVSCYTSSETGYDEFTNNVSKLPEVCEIHSVAGEETYVLKVVTRNTEHLDEFLARAKAIPGMIRTKTTIVLSTPFERGGIALDHQGAAPRRLRSVVAGRS, encoded by the coding sequence ATGATCGACCGCACAGCCCTTGACGAGCTCGATATCGGACTGCTCGAAGCGCTCCAACGCAACGCCCGTTCGACTTACGCCGAACTCGGCGCGCTCGTCGGCCTAAAAGCGCCCTCGGTTCACGATCGGGTCAAGCGCCTCGAAGCCCGCGGCTTCATACGCCGGTATAGCGCGCAGCTCGACGGCCGCCAGCTCGGGCGCGGGCTCACCGCCTTCGTCAGCTGCTACACATCGAGCGAGACCGGGTACGACGAGTTCACGAACAACGTATCGAAGCTTCCCGAAGTGTGCGAGATCCACAGCGTCGCGGGTGAGGAGACGTACGTCCTCAAGGTCGTCACGCGCAATACCGAGCACCTCGACGAATTTCTCGCGCGCGCCAAGGCGATCCCCGGCATGATCCGCACGAAGACGACCATCGTGCTCTCGACGCCCTTCGAACGTGGCGGCATCGCGCTCGACCACCAAGGCGCCGCACCCAGGCGGCTGCGCAGCGTCGTCGCCGGACGCTCCTGA
- a CDS encoding sulfotransferase: protein MLFGPAIRNIQVRYYIDHDNDPRRATFVAGMGRSGTTWLAQLLNFRNDSRFMFEPFDPMRVAMSVNFGDHTYLRPDDTRRIYLAPARAIVTGLVREWFVDQHNRKVICARRIIKDIRVNLFLRWLYEQFPGMPLVLIVRHPFAIAASRAKTGADVDLEASFLSQPQLVEDYLAPFADLMRGCQTPFERHVAAWCVEIGIPLSQFKPGELGVVFYEQLAAQPLAVLPEIFAHIGRPFDRRVADFVKKPSHTTLSKSTLTTAWSSGSSRVTGAWQASISPVQVRRGLDILEAFGLSHVYDDSPMPKLVRPPLGITWRSELASRENMVSPQPS from the coding sequence ATGCTCTTCGGACCTGCGATCCGCAACATCCAAGTCCGCTACTACATCGATCACGACAACGACCCGCGCCGCGCGACATTCGTCGCCGGCATGGGCCGTAGCGGCACGACCTGGCTCGCGCAGCTGCTCAACTTCCGCAACGACAGCCGCTTCATGTTCGAGCCGTTCGATCCGATGCGCGTCGCGATGTCGGTGAATTTCGGCGATCACACTTATTTACGGCCCGACGACACGCGCCGCATCTACCTCGCCCCGGCTCGCGCGATCGTCACGGGGCTCGTCCGCGAATGGTTCGTCGACCAACACAACCGCAAGGTGATATGCGCTCGGCGCATCATCAAAGATATCCGTGTGAACCTGTTCCTGCGCTGGCTCTACGAACAGTTCCCGGGAATGCCGCTCGTCCTCATCGTCCGTCATCCGTTCGCCATCGCCGCGTCGCGGGCGAAGACCGGCGCCGACGTCGACCTCGAAGCCTCGTTCCTCTCGCAGCCGCAGCTCGTCGAAGACTACCTTGCGCCGTTCGCCGACTTGATGCGAGGATGCCAGACGCCGTTCGAGCGGCACGTCGCGGCATGGTGTGTCGAGATCGGCATCCCGCTCTCGCAGTTCAAGCCGGGCGAACTCGGCGTCGTGTTCTACGAGCAGCTCGCCGCCCAACCGCTCGCCGTGTTGCCGGAGATTTTCGCGCACATCGGGCGGCCGTTCGATCGGCGCGTCGCCGACTTCGTGAAAAAGCCGTCGCACACGACCCTCTCAAAGTCGACCCTGACGACGGCTTGGTCGTCCGGCTCATCCCGCGTCACGGGTGCTTGGCAGGCTTCGATATCGCCGGTCCAGGTGCGCCGCGGACTCGACATCCTCGAAGCGTTCGGCCTCTCACATGTCTACGACGACAGCCCGATGCCGAAGCTCGTGCGGCCGCCCCTGGGCATCACCTGGCGCTCGGAGCTGGCGTCCCGGGAGAATATGGTTAGCCCCCAGCCATCTTGA
- a CDS encoding plastocyanin/azurin family copper-binding protein: MSIRNRSLFPFAMLVIAIIGSLAACSGSTGLPANPGGPGPALMQPGKSLNPNTGQNWQVAVGANLHDQAFQALNFFSNSITIDQGDTITWTVGGNEHTVTFFGKRTQPFIPITKRYGGDTYDGNIYTSSGILFPGQQYTLKFTKPGTYPYECLFHDPEMAGVVIVQNKGAVYPHTQSYYDQQGAISSRHELDAAIGSLDQFPFAHGGTTLAAGIAPGLASGPPVNPTVLRFLDTDVIHDSVTIPVGTTLTWVNESNNEPHTITVPRPGHTPPPDKNPFAPPSGGNTYDGSHLVNSGPLFPGQSFSLKFTVKGTFTYYCLVHDALGMLATVTVK; encoded by the coding sequence GTGAGCATTCGAAATCGAAGTTTATTCCCGTTCGCCATGCTCGTGATAGCGATCATCGGCAGTCTTGCTGCGTGCAGCGGCTCGACTGGATTGCCGGCCAACCCTGGCGGGCCGGGGCCGGCGCTCATGCAGCCTGGCAAGTCTCTCAACCCGAACACCGGCCAAAACTGGCAGGTGGCGGTGGGCGCGAACCTGCACGACCAAGCTTTTCAAGCGCTTAATTTCTTCTCGAATTCGATAACGATCGATCAAGGCGATACGATCACGTGGACCGTCGGCGGCAACGAGCACACGGTGACGTTTTTCGGAAAGCGGACGCAGCCGTTCATTCCGATAACCAAGCGCTACGGCGGCGACACGTATGACGGCAACATCTACACGAGCTCGGGGATCCTGTTCCCCGGACAACAGTACACGCTCAAATTCACGAAGCCGGGAACGTATCCGTACGAGTGCCTCTTCCACGATCCTGAGATGGCCGGCGTCGTCATCGTGCAGAACAAGGGCGCGGTCTATCCGCATACGCAGAGCTACTACGATCAGCAAGGCGCGATCTCGAGCAGGCATGAGCTCGACGCGGCGATCGGCTCGCTCGACCAATTCCCGTTCGCGCACGGCGGCACGACTCTCGCGGCAGGCATCGCACCGGGCCTCGCGAGCGGACCTCCGGTAAACCCGACGGTGCTGCGTTTCCTCGATACAGACGTCATCCACGACTCGGTCACCATCCCGGTGGGCACGACGCTGACGTGGGTAAACGAGTCCAACAACGAGCCGCACACGATCACGGTGCCAAGACCCGGTCACACGCCGCCGCCCGACAAGAATCCGTTCGCTCCTCCATCCGGCGGCAACACGTACGACGGCAGCCACCTCGTGAACTCCGGACCGCTCTTCCCCGGACAGAGCTTCAGCCTGAAGTTCACGGTGAAAGGCACCTTCACGTACTACTGCCTCGTCCACGACGCCCTCGGCATGCTCGCGACCGTCACTGTCAAGTGA
- a CDS encoding PilZ domain-containing protein → MSKSQSFADPLLKLVRAVTSSTSSSARQPRRAPRLPVKVTAQLHIAKQPPVSVMLKNISVGGASMTSHVRLRVNDRVILKVQLASELRVEIPARVVHTGARNSDFKCQYGLKFTGMAQRDYDKLASFIHDPKNGWQFDAPPPPWSPDAA, encoded by the coding sequence GTGAGCAAAAGCCAATCGTTCGCCGACCCCTTGCTGAAGCTCGTTCGTGCCGTCACGTCGTCGACGTCGTCGTCTGCGCGTCAGCCGCGCCGCGCGCCACGCCTGCCCGTCAAAGTCACCGCGCAGCTTCATATCGCGAAGCAACCGCCGGTCTCCGTCATGTTGAAAAACATCTCGGTCGGCGGTGCGAGCATGACGAGCCACGTCCGCCTCCGCGTCAACGATCGCGTGATCCTCAAAGTACAACTGGCATCGGAGCTCCGCGTCGAGATCCCGGCTCGGGTCGTCCACACCGGCGCGCGGAACAGCGACTTCAAGTGCCAGTACGGCCTCAAGTTCACCGGCATGGCGCAGCGCGACTACGACAAGCTCGCGAGCTTCATCCACGATCCTAAGAACGGCTGGCAATTCGACGCGCCGCCGCCGCCCTGGAGTCCCGACGCGGCCTGA
- a CDS encoding class I SAM-dependent methyltransferase, giving the protein MKIYDELAPWWPLFSQPSDYEEEAAFFSSLFDRTISPAPRTMLELGSGGGNNASFMKASCSMTLVDIAPGMLDVSRFINPECEHVEGDMRTLRLGRAFDAVFVHDAICYMTSEADLKAAMRTAWEHTKPGGVSLFVPDHVRETFEKSADMGGHDDGDRALRYIEWHDDPDPTDSTCVTDYAILLRDRNGTRVVVHERHIHGLFGRDEWTVWLRETGFEPTIVRDKWGRDVFVAVRPR; this is encoded by the coding sequence GTGAAGATATACGATGAACTCGCGCCGTGGTGGCCGCTTTTCTCGCAGCCTTCGGACTATGAGGAAGAAGCGGCGTTCTTCAGCAGCCTGTTCGATCGTACGATTTCGCCCGCGCCGCGCACGATGCTCGAGTTGGGTAGCGGCGGCGGGAACAACGCCTCGTTCATGAAGGCTTCGTGCTCGATGACGCTCGTCGACATCGCGCCTGGGATGCTCGACGTCAGCCGCTTCATCAATCCTGAGTGCGAACATGTCGAGGGCGACATGCGCACGCTTCGGTTAGGCCGGGCGTTCGATGCGGTATTCGTCCACGACGCGATCTGCTACATGACGAGCGAGGCGGATCTGAAAGCCGCAATGCGCACAGCGTGGGAGCACACGAAGCCGGGTGGCGTCTCTCTGTTCGTCCCCGACCATGTCCGCGAAACCTTCGAGAAATCCGCCGACATGGGCGGCCACGACGATGGCGACCGCGCACTACGCTACATCGAGTGGCATGATGATCCCGACCCGACCGACTCGACGTGCGTCACCGACTATGCGATCTTGCTGCGCGATCGCAACGGCACGCGCGTCGTCGTACACGAACGCCACATCCACGGGCTCTTCGGCCGTGACGAATGGACGGTATGGCTGCGCGAAACAGGATTTGAGCCGACGATCGTTCGCGACAAGTGGGGCCGCGACGTATTCGTCGCCGTCCGCCCGAGGTAA
- a CDS encoding DUF2784 family protein, whose product MSEDRALHLAQLVLTVHALIASFVVFGMIAIPLGARLGWPFVYSIWWRGAHFGIVILIALQKVLGQTCFLSVWEFDLLDRAGRAAGQMPAAQAVLTRVMHWDMPLWFFTALYLVVLAYTLLMWYVVPRRRLRRD is encoded by the coding sequence ATGTCTGAGGATCGCGCCCTTCACCTCGCCCAGCTCGTCCTGACGGTCCACGCGCTCATCGCGTCCTTCGTCGTCTTCGGGATGATCGCGATACCGCTCGGTGCGCGCCTCGGATGGCCGTTCGTCTATTCGATTTGGTGGCGCGGTGCGCACTTCGGCATCGTCATCCTCATCGCGCTACAAAAGGTCTTGGGGCAGACGTGCTTCCTCAGCGTGTGGGAGTTCGATCTTCTCGACCGTGCCGGGCGCGCCGCAGGGCAGATGCCGGCCGCGCAGGCGGTGCTCACGCGCGTTATGCACTGGGATATGCCGCTGTGGTTCTTCACCGCGCTCTATCTCGTGGTGCTGGCGTATACGCTCCTCATGTGGTACGTCGTTCCACGGCGCCGGCTTCGGCGTGATTGA